From a single Campylobacter concisus genomic region:
- the pglD gene encoding UDP-N-acetylbacillosamine N-acetyltransferase yields the protein MAKTKKIYIYGASGHGLVVADIARNNGYDEIVFLDDASERKFSPELEKADIIIAIGENKTRQKISQKVEAAGFEIVNLIHKSAVVSESAVIEKGVVVMPNAVINAKACIKEGAIINSGVVIEHECAIGKFAHISPNAALAGNVSVGEFTHVGIGSSVIQGISIGKNCIIGAGSVVVRDIKDGIKAYGVPACERAKI from the coding sequence ATGGCAAAAACTAAGAAAATTTACATCTACGGAGCAAGCGGTCACGGGCTAGTCGTAGCTGACATCGCTAGAAATAATGGCTATGATGAGATAGTTTTTTTAGATGACGCTAGCGAGCGTAAATTTAGCCCAGAGCTTGAAAAAGCTGACATTATAATAGCTATTGGCGAAAACAAAACTAGGCAAAAGATCAGCCAAAAGGTGGAGGCTGCCGGCTTTGAGATAGTAAATTTGATCCATAAAAGTGCGGTTGTGAGCGAAAGTGCTGTGATAGAAAAAGGTGTGGTCGTCATGCCAAATGCCGTGATAAACGCAAAAGCTTGCATAAAAGAGGGCGCTATCATAAACTCTGGTGTGGTGATAGAGCATGAGTGCGCGATAGGCAAATTTGCTCACATCAGCCCAAATGCAGCCCTTGCTGGAAACGTTAGTGTGGGTGAATTTACGCACGTTGGCATTGGCTCAAGCGTCATTCAAGGCATAAGCATCGGCAAGAACTGCATCATAGGCGCTGGAAGCGTGGTCGTTAGAGATATAAAGGACGGCATAAAGGCGTATGGCGTGCCTGCATGTGAGCGCGCTAAGATATAA
- the pglC gene encoding undecaprenyl phosphate N,N'-diacetylbacillosamine 1-phosphate transferase codes for MYRNFLKRLIDILGALFLLILTSPIIIATAIFIYFKVSRDVIFTQARPGLNEKIFKIYKFKTMSDERDANGELLPDEQRLGRFGKLIRSLSLDELPQLFNVLKGDMSFIGPRPLLVEYLPIYNETQKHRHDVRPGITGLAQVNGRNAISWEKKFEYDVYYAKNLSFILDVKIALQTIEKVLKRSGVSKEGQATTEKFNGKN; via the coding sequence ATGTATAGAAATTTTTTAAAAAGGTTGATTGATATTTTGGGGGCTTTGTTTTTGCTCATTTTAACGTCACCTATCATCATAGCAACGGCGATTTTTATCTATTTTAAGGTAAGTCGTGATGTCATTTTTACGCAGGCAAGACCAGGTCTTAATGAGAAAATTTTCAAAATTTATAAATTTAAGACGATGAGTGATGAGCGTGACGCAAATGGAGAGCTCTTGCCAGATGAGCAAAGGCTTGGTAGATTTGGCAAACTGATCCGCTCTCTTAGTCTTGATGAACTACCACAGCTCTTTAACGTATTAAAAGGCGATATGAGCTTTATTGGACCAAGGCCGCTTTTGGTTGAGTATCTACCCATCTATAACGAAACGCAAAAGCACCGCCACGACGTGCGCCCTGGTATCACGGGTCTAGCGCAGGTAAATGGCAGAAACGCCATAAGCTGGGAGAAAAAATTTGAGTATGATGTCTATTACGCTAAAAATTTAAGCTTTATACTTGATGTAAAGATCGCATTACAGACCATCGAAAAGGTGCTAAAACGAAGTGGTGTCAGCAAAGAGGGGCAGGCGACGACGGAGAAATTTAATGGCAAAAACTAA
- the pglA gene encoding N,N'-diacetylbacillosaminyl-diphospho-undecaprenol alpha-1,3-N-acetylgalactosaminyltransferase produces the protein MARIGFLSHADMSIHFFRRPIMQALKDMGHEVFAIAPKGNFTDELAKSFHSVTYELDKASLNPLTIINNSKKLSQILGELNLDLLQTGAHKSNVFGTFAAKNAGIKHVINLVEGLGSFYIDDDIKTKAVRFVMESLYKFSFAKADACIFVNDADPDYLISKNLIDKSKVCRIKSVGVDTTKFDPAITQAADLGEKKVILMIARAMWHKGVREFYEAAEILNGYKNCEFVFVGEGFAGNKSTADESFLKGGKVRYLGARNDIPQLLKASYLLALPSYKEGFPRTVLEAMSMAKAVVASDVTGCNEAVKDGYNGLLCKVKDASDLASKIKILLDDEALCAKLGQNGRDWAVSEFDEKQIAKRYIEIYRKFIDV, from the coding sequence TAAGCCACGCTGACATGAGCATACACTTTTTTAGACGCCCTATTATGCAGGCTTTAAAAGATATGGGGCATGAGGTTTTTGCTATCGCTCCAAAAGGAAATTTTACTGATGAGCTTGCTAAAAGCTTTCACTCTGTTACTTACGAGCTTGACAAAGCCAGTCTAAATCCGCTAACCATCATAAATAACTCAAAAAAACTATCTCAAATTTTGGGCGAGCTAAATTTAGACCTGCTGCAAACTGGCGCTCACAAGTCAAATGTTTTTGGCACGTTTGCTGCCAAAAACGCTGGTATAAAGCATGTGATAAATTTAGTTGAAGGCCTTGGCAGCTTTTATATAGACGATGATATTAAGACAAAGGCTGTGCGTTTTGTTATGGAGAGCCTTTATAAATTTTCCTTTGCAAAGGCTGATGCTTGCATCTTCGTAAATGACGCAGATCCAGACTATCTGATCTCTAAAAATTTGATAGATAAAAGTAAAGTTTGCCGCATAAAAAGTGTCGGCGTGGATACTACTAAATTTGACCCAGCTATCACGCAAGCGGCAGACTTGGGTGAAAAAAAAGTCATTTTAATGATCGCAAGAGCCATGTGGCACAAGGGCGTTCGAGAATTTTACGAGGCAGCAGAAATTTTAAATGGCTACAAAAACTGCGAATTTGTCTTTGTGGGCGAGGGCTTTGCTGGCAATAAATCAACCGCAGATGAGAGCTTTTTAAAAGGTGGCAAAGTACGTTATCTTGGCGCTAGAAACGACATACCACAGCTTTTAAAAGCTTCTTATTTGCTAGCACTTCCTAGCTACAAAGAGGGCTTTCCAAGAACGGTTTTAGAGGCGATGAGCATGGCAAAAGCAGTCGTTGCAAGCGACGTGACAGGCTGCAACGAGGCAGTAAAGGATGGCTACAACGGACTTTTATGCAAGGTAAAAGACGCAAGTGATCTTGCCAGTAAAATAAAAATTTTGCTTGACGATGAGGCGCTTTGCGCTAAGCTTGGGCAAAATGGCAGGGACTGGGCGGTTAGCGAGTTTGACGAGAAGCAAATCGCAAAAAGATATATAGAAATTTATAGGAAATTTATAGATGTATAG